The genomic stretch CGTTTGCGGCGCTCTATCGGCAGCGCGTGACGAGATGGTTGGACTTGGACACGGGTCTCCCGGGGATCGGGCATTGGGACGAGCAGTTGAAAAACCCAAGGGCTTGGCACTTCAATTTCCGCGGTCCCGATGTTGAGCGCCTGGTCGCCGGGCGGGAGCGCATCTTGCTGGATCGGTTCTACAACGAACTTTCGGCCAATCCACTCCGCATCGATGACCTGACCCGTGATCACTATGCTGCGCTCTATGCACGGCCCGGCGCCATCCACAACGCATTTAGCGGACAATATGCCGCCTTTGCGCAGGATGCCGTCGACAATCAGGAACTGCTCGCCAAGGGCAAGCTGACGATCCCCGTGTTGGCAATCGGGGGCGATCATTCATGGGGCGCGCGCCTCGCAACCGAGATCGGTTTTGTCGCGGCCAATGTGCGCGGCGCCGTGATAAGCGATTCCGGTCATTGGATCATGGAGGAGCAGCCCGATCAGGCCATTGCCCTGATACTTTCATTCGTCGATAGAAAGTAAACCTTTCAGCAAGCCGGCATCTACGCTGGACGGATACTTGGCGACGGGGTGATCGAACTAGGTTGCGCGATGCCGCTTATTGGCACTTTTGAGACATGCCGACCGGCTGTGAAGATGTCCGTTGTTGGGGGCAGAGCGGAAAACATATGCTCCCATTGAGCTTTTCAGCTTTTGACCCGATGCGGAAGTCGAGCGGCCCAATTTGCTGCAATGCGACCACACCGTAGTCGTTCGAAGACTGTGCTAGGCTTTTACAGCGCAGCACTCTTAGGGGCGAGAAATCCATGAGACGGCGTGATTTCCTCACCGGCCTAGCCGTCATGGGAGGTGGTACCACGCTTGCACGTCTGTCCAGCGCGCAAGCACCGCGCAAGATGACGCGGGTGGGTATCGCGACGATTCAACCCCGCACGGGACCATTGTGGACAGCATTCGAACAGCGGCTGAAAGAACTTGGATATGCCGAGGGAGAAAATCTTGCCGTCGAGTTCATAGACCTCAATGGAACGGTCGAAAAAGAACTCCGTTGACGTCATGAGTCCGGAAATGGCCCCTTAGCCGACCTACCATTCACCTTGGCGAATATCCGCTCTCGGAAATAGCAGACGCCGATGCCGCGCGCAGGCGGCCATGACCTAGCTGGCGAGGAGCCGTAACCGACAACCGAGGATACTGAGCTCGACGCGGCCGGGTAGGCAGTTCAACAATGGCTGAAATCAACTCTCACCCACTTTTGGCGACTGACACCGTAGCGGTGTGGGACGTTTTGTGCTCAGGCACATGCAAGCACAAAAGCGCCGAGGAATGCGTTAGCACAACACATCTCGTGTTTCCTTACCGCGGCGTCTACGTGCATCATACAGGTCAGGTCGAGACAGTCGCGGAAGCGAATCAGGTGGTGTTC from Bradyrhizobium sp. Ash2021 encodes the following:
- a CDS encoding alpha/beta hydrolase, translated to MAFVAALIAWTPAADATIGVWPDTFRARQMPVSGGTQYVRVGGQGPTVLLLHGFGDTGDMWGPLAEALVKDHTVIIPDLRGMGLSSHPEGGYEKTAQARDLAAILDQLGIQEVALVTHDFGNMVGYAFAALYRQRVTRWLDLDTGLPGIGHWDEQLKNPRAWHFNFRGPDVERLVAGRERILLDRFYNELSANPLRIDDLTRDHYAALYARPGAIHNAFSGQYAAFAQDAVDNQELLAKGKLTIPVLAIGGDHSWGARLATEIGFVAANVRGAVISDSGHWIMEEQPDQAIALILSFVDRK